The genomic window TACACTTAAACAGATATACTTGGGGAAAAATAGTAATTGAACTTTTGTGGCACCTGTCAACACTGGCGTGTCGACCGGTTACGCATACAAATCTACTCTCGTTGGAGAAACTTGAGTAGTGTCTGCTGCCGAACCCCCTGCCTGTTTTGGTTACAGGCTGGTTGCCGCAGCGCGATTACCACCGCCATTGCGAGTGGTGATAAGCACTTACTGATTTTCTACGAACTTGAAAACATCCAAACTCCTTTCAAATCTTGTCTTTTCACACCTTAATTTACCATGGCATTGATAAATACGCAACCCACTTACGAGTAAAATTGTCTTTGGCAAATTTTCTTAGCTCGTGTCAGTTGATTTTTGCGCAAATGAAAATACCTATTGCGGAATTAAAAAAAATTGTGTAAGATGAGGTATTAAGATCCGGTACCGCTAGATTGGTACCCATCCTGCCAAAAGCACAGCTCACTGCAGCTGCGATAATTCAAGAAAACTCATAAAGAATCGGCATAATTTGCCGGAGGATAGATATATGAATAACAATTCCCTCCAATTATGCGGCAATCCTGCCGACCTATTTAATCCACAGGAAACATATATGACATACGAAACAAACGATTTATATCTCAGCGGATATCTGATAGCATCTGGATTTCAGTTGCAGTCCCACACAAATGTGAGTGGACAAACCATTTTCCGCTTTAATCAGACAGACGAGCTTAAGAAACTCGTAGAAAAATATTATAACCTGGACGGATTAGTTAATCCCCAGCGTTTGGCGAGTGCACTAAAATCACTCAAGAACATCATATACCAGAAGGAAAATAACAATAAGTATCATGGTACAACAAGAATGTATAACTAATACAGAAAGGCAAGATGAAGATTTTGCTACAAAAAGATCAGTATATACAATCACTGATATAAGAAAAGCGGCATTTGAATATTACGCATCGGGCTTACGTGTGTTCCCGGTAAAGCAGGACAAGACACCTTGTGGTGAATGGGGCTGGCTTAGAGATCGTTCAGCTACCGAAGAACAAATGAACTGTTGGTTTCCCGAAGGAACAACAAACCTTATAGCAATAGTCTGTGGTGTACCGGATGCGGGGAATGTCGAGGTCATTGACATTGATGAGAAATATAATGTTGAACCCGAAAAGCTGATTCACAAATTAAAATACCTTATAAACAATTTTGACGGCGGCCTCGTTGATACATTGGTCGCCGAGACCAGCATGAACGGCGGCTGGCACCTCATTTATAGTCTGAGTGGCACAGTAGATGGCAATCAAAAGCTGGCGATGAGGCACACAAACGAAAAAGATCTGATAGACGACCCGAATGCAAAATGCAGGACTTTGATCGAGACGCGCGGCAGATCAGGGTACATCATTGTAGCGCCTTCAAGAGGATATACGGCAAGGTCCGGAAGAATTACTAATCTGCCGCTCATTAGCGAAGAAGACCGAAAAATACTCTTAGATTGTGCCCGATCTCTAAACTCATATATGCCTGAAGATGAGTCAGTTAATGATCCCACACGTTTAACAACCTCGCCAAAGGACGGCATCCTATTGCCGGGAACCGACTTCAACATGCGAGGCGATTATGCAGCATACCTCAGGAAAGCCGGCTGGAAAATCTCCTATGTTTCGAACGGCGTTCAATATTGGACCAGGCCTGGCAAGAAGAACGGTATGAGCGCAACATTCAAT from Candidatus Acidiferrales bacterium includes these protein-coding regions:
- a CDS encoding DUF5659 domain-containing protein, producing the protein MNNNSLQLCGNPADLFNPQETYMTYETNDLYLSGYLIASGFQLQSHTNVSGQTIFRFNQTDELKKLVEKYYNLDGLVNPQRLASALKSLKNIIYQKENNNKYHGTTRMYN